aatataataatattaattatgttaattTACCTAAGGATTGGTCCGTCGGGAAGAAGTTTAAGGAGTTGATCCTTAGCTACGTGGCAATATCTGAGTGGGACAGGCTCGGTTTGTTTTTGGGtttggtttaaaaaaattgggCATTCTCGACCGTGATTGAAAAAAAATCGAGAGCTCGACGAAAGGCAATATTTTTGCGATTGAAACCGATCGTCTTCACGAAGGTAAATCGAAGCCTAAACCTGTATGTTTGTTCGATTTAGCCTAGTTTTCAACTTGTTTCCTCTCATTTAAGGGTTCGGGAACGGGTTCGAATCGATTTGGGTTTACgattgaaattagggtttcaaaaaaaattggggTTAAATCGATTTGGGGTTTAGATCGAGTATGGGCGTGTATAGAAAGGGTTTTGACAAGATTTTGGTTTCAATCCGAAGCGGATTTTATCTTATTTCTTATACGGTTTCGAAATGAATTTGGTATCAAACGGAAGAggattttctcttttttcttaacGGTTTCAAAACCTTTTAGGTTGATATGTGTTCGCTTTCAATCGGTTCgtcatttttttaaatccatATGTTGTTTGCTTCCTTGATTTCGTTGCTCTAACTATGTTCTTGTTATTGAAACCATATGTTGTTATCGGTTTAAGTTATTGTTGTTTTTAACTATGTTCGTTCATCATTTGTCTCAGGTTAACCAAAATGGGACAAGATTACAGCTACTCCCagccttcttcatcatcaaactcTCTAGACATGAGCTCCCTTCTTGAAGCAGAAGCTAAGCTGTACGCGGATGAAGCTGAGAGTCCCTACTGCAATGCAGAGCCGGATCAGTTCCCACCTCAACGAGAGGCTGATGATGGAATCCCGACGGCATGCTACTGTGGTGCTCAGCCTGTTGTCGAATGCTCTTACACACCTAAAGATCCATACAGAAGATACTTCACGTGCGCCAATGTCGATGATGGGGACTGCCACATATGGAAATGGTGGGATGTGGCTTTAATGGAGGAGATGAGTGAGTTTCAGAGACATCTCAAGCAGCTCAAGGATCAAGCTTTTGAGTGTGACCAGAAGCTGCTTAAGCTACAGAAGACCTTGTGTGAGGTAAAGAAGAAATCAGAGACTACAAGCATTAGCACTTTGTGTAATGGTGTCCGCATTAGTTTTCATAGGTTTGGCTGCTATGTTCCTGAGTGGTAAGTATCTGTCTTGTGCTTTTGGTTGTTGTTCATTCTACTTAGTAAAacttttgattgtttgatctaATGTTTTTGCAGGAAGAGCTTCAAAGAAGTAAACCAAACTGTCATAAAGCTCGAGAGCGTCTGTATAATTAGGTACGTTTAGTACTACCTCCTACTCTATTTtctttgaataattaaaaacatatatgttaGTTGTAGTTGTAGTTGGTCTTGTGTAAATGTTTTAGTTGTAgttgtttaattaaaaataaaacccgAAAAAGATGTCAGTTGTAGTTGATTGCGTAAATGCTAGGTGTTTGGTTTCTACCTTCCTACCGCCTCAGAGttgattgttttaaatgtttttgtacTTTACAAATGGGTATTAGTCTGATTTGATTGGTGTTCAATGCAACTAGTTAGCTTTCTACCTTCCTAACTGCtccgtttttaaaaattaaatgcaaCTAGTTAGGTATCATAGTTTAAGGGCGTCTACTTAAGTCTCTGTGTTGCTATTAGAGTGACACAAAACAATCTATTAAAATGGAAAAGGACACTAGTTATATGAACCTACTGTTTAGTCAATCTCAGACTCCAGTGGACCTTGATTCACCTGAAACTTTTTGGTTCGGTAGCCAAGGTCCTAGTGAGTCTGTTGTCGAGTCTGCTGTCGAGTCTGGTGTCAGGAGGAAGTGGTCTCCGAAGGAGGATAAGATCCTTATTGGCGCTTGGCTTAACACCAGTAAGGATCCCGTCGTCAGCAATGAGCAGAAAGCTGGTGCTTTTTGGAAGCAGATTGTAGATTACTACAACGCAAGCCCGCAGCTGGTTGGGACAGTACCGAGAGAGGTTACCTCTTGCAAGCGGAGGTGGGGTAGGATCAACACTGACGTATCCAAGTTCGCTGGATGCTATGACGCGGCTCTGAGGGAGCAGAGAAGTGGCccaaatgatgatgatgtgatgaaagctGCCTTAGACATCTTCTTCAGTAATAACGAGTACAAGTTCTCCATGGATCACTGCTGGAGGGAGCTTAGGCATGATCAGAAATGGTGCTCTTCCTATGGGTCTAAGGACGGTGGAAAGGAAAAGCGCAAACAAGTGTTGGAGGTTgatagagaagaagagcaagtcgGAGAACCAGAGGGTAGACCTCCCGGGGTAAAGGCTGCCAAAACTGgtagtaagaagaagaaaagtggTAGAGAGGAGGAGTTGGGAAAGCTTCAGGGGGTTTTAGAAGTCAAAGAAAAACTCTCTAGAGCTAAGATTCTTGATCGTTTACTCGCGAAAAAAGAGCCTTTAACTGAGATGGAAACAAGTCTTAAAATGAAACTAATGTCTGAAATGCTTTGATGTCAGAggtattgtttatgtttttagtaCCATTTTGCTTTTGAACTTTACTAACCGTTGTCTTATTTGATGTCAGGTATATCTGAGTAGGCATGTGAAGGAAGTCACGGGTCACGGGTGCATTTGGCAGGCTGTAGCTCATGTGAAGGAAGTCACGGGTTCTTTTCCCTCACTTTATGTATTATAAGTAGTACTCAATGTAGTCTTTAGCTATGTATCTCGGAGAGGTTGTTTCCTTTTTCCTCAaaacttgtttccttttgtttaaATCTTGCCTCCAAAAATAGTGTTTCTCGGAGAGGTTGTAATATTTTGCTTGCCTGCACTTGTAATCGGTTCGTACTACTACAAGAACCACTTCTGTTTAGGTAATATTCTGATTATGTTTTGAACTTGTGTATCCTCTTGTTTAGTTGAAACTACACTTAGTTTTAAAACTTAGATAAGGGAGATGttacaatttcaaaaaaaattgttagttTTAAACTTATATAAGGGAGATGTTACAATTTCAAACAAATTGGAAATAAGATGATTGGAAAATGTATTTTATGAACTAATACcatataagattaaaatttggtaaatttttaagatcttttacccaaaaaaaaaaatgaaaattgcaAGTAAGATGAAAAGGTAATGAGAAAatgaatattcttttttaaatttggtaaatttttaagatctataaccaaaaaaaaatgaaaattgcaATAAGATGACAATGTAATGACAAAatgaatattcttttttaaatttggtaaattttatgatctataaccaaaaaaaatgaaaattgcaATAAGATGACAATGTAATGACAAAatgaatattcttttttaaatttggtGAATTTTTATgatctataaccaaaaaaaaaatgaaaattgcaATAAGATGACAATGTAATGAGAAAatgaatattctttttaaatttggtaaatttttatgatctataaccaaaaaaatattttgtttgaaaaaactcaactaaatattttgttttaaaaaggaGGGAAACCTAAaatgtcatcatcttcatccgaTGGACTTGAAGAAAGAGTAGACGAACTTTTCGACGAAATCGTTGAAGATACATACAACGACATAGTGGAGGCCGAAACCATGCCGCAAAGGACACGTGCATATGTAGAACGACACCACGAAGGAGGAGAGGCCCGCT
This Brassica napus cultivar Da-Ae chromosome C6, Da-Ae, whole genome shotgun sequence DNA region includes the following protein-coding sequences:
- the LOC125588361 gene encoding glutathione S-transferase T3-like, yielding MEKDTSYMNLLFSQSQTPVDLDSPETFWFGSQGPSESVVESAVESGVRRKWSPKEDKILIGAWLNTSKDPVVSNEQKAGAFWKQIVDYYNASPQLVGTVPREVTSCKRRWGRINTDVSKFAGCYDAALREQRSGPNDDDVMKAALDIFFSNNEYKFSMDHCWRELRHDQKWCSSYGSKDGGKEKRKQVLEVDREEEQVGEPEGRPPGVKAAKTGSKKKKSGREEELGKLQGVLEVKEKLSRAKILDRLLAKKEPLTEMETSLKMKLMSEML